The Cellulomonas oligotrophica sequence GGTCTGGCTGCTCACCGCGGGCGGCGCGACCTTCGCCGCGTTCCCCGAGTGGTACGCCACGCTGTTCTCCGGCTTCTACCTGCCGCTGTTCCTCATCCTCGTCGCCCTCATCGTGCGCGTCGTGGCGTTCGAGTGGCGCGGCAAGATCAACGACGACCGCTGGCGCGCCTGGGCGGACCGGGCGCTGGTCTTCGGCTCGTTCCTGCCGTCCGTGCTCTGGGGCGTCGCGTTCGCCAACCTGGTGCGGGGCGTCGAGCTCGACGCCGACCACCAGTACGTCGGCGGCTTCTTCGCCCTGCTCTCGCCGTTCGCGCTGCTCGGCGGCCTGGTGACGATGTCGATCTTCCTCACGCACGGCGCCGCGTTCCTCGCGATGAAGACCGACGGCGACATGCGCGAGCGCGCGGCGTCGTTCGCGGCCCGCAGCTCCGTCGTGACGCTCGTCCTCGCCGGCGGCTGGGCCGTGTGGGCGCAGCTGGCCTACTCGCGCAACGTGTGGACCTGGGGTGCGGTGCTCGTCGCCGCCGCGGCTCTCGTGCTGCTCGTCGCCGCCACCCGGACCCGCCGCGAGGGCCTGGCGTTCGGCGCCTCGGCCGTCGCGATCGTCGCCGCCGTCGTGCTCATCTTCGGGGCCATGTTCCCGGCCGTGATGCCCGCGTTCGACCCCGCGAACTCCCTGACGGTCGAGAACGCCTCCTCCACCGACTACACGCTGACCGTCATGACGTGGGTCGCGGTGATCCTCACCCCGATCGTGCTGCTCTACCAGGGCTGGACGTACTGGGTGTTCCGCAAGCGCCTCACGGTCGAGCACATCCCCGACCACATCGGCCTGACGTTCGAGCGCGTCGTCGCCCGCGACTGACGTGGTCTCCTGGTCCGCGTGAAGCCCCTCGACCCCCGGCTCCTGCGCCACGCGCACGCCGCGCGCACCTACCTGGCGCTCACCGTCGCGCTCGGCGTGCTCACCGGCGCCCTCGTGGTCGTCCAGGCCCTCGTCCTCGCCCGCGCGCTCGGCAGCGCCGTCTCCGACGGAGCGACGCTGCCGGCGCTCGGGGGTGCGGTCCTGGTGCTCGGCGGCGTCGTCGCGGCCCGCACGGCCGTCACGTGGGTGCAGGAGCGCTACGCGCACCGGGCCGCGACGCGGGCCGTGGCGCAGCTGCGCGAGCAGGTCGTCGCCCGGGCGGCGGCCGCCGGCCCACGGCTGCTCGGGTCGCACGAGGGCCCGGAGGTCGTCACGCTGGCAACCCGGGGCCTCGACGCCCTCGAGCCGTACTTCGTGCGCTACCTCCCGCAGCTCGTGCTCGCCGCGACGCTCACGCCCGCGACGCTGCTCGTCGTGCTCGGGCTCGACTGGATCTCCTTCGCGATCCTGCTCGGGACGCTCCCGCTCGTCCCGGTGTTCATGTGGCTCGTGGGCGTCATGACCCAGGGGCGGTCCTCCCGGGGACTGGCCACCATGCAGCGGCTCGGCACCCAGGTGCTCGACCTGCTCGCGGGCCTGCCCACGCTGCGCGCGTTCGGCCGCGAGCGCGGCCCCGGCGCCCGCGTGCGGGAGCTGGGCGACGCCCACCGGCGGGCCACGACGGGGACGCTGCGGATCGCGTTCCTGTCCGGCATGGTGCTCGAGCTGCTGACCACGCTGTGCGTCGCGCTGGTGGCCGTCGGCGTCGGCCTGCGCCTGGTGTACGCCGACATCGACCTGGTCACCGGCCTGGCCGTGCTGGTGCTGGCCCCCGAGGTCTTCGCACCGCTGCGCCAGGTCGGCGCGCAGTTCCACGCCTCCACCGACGGGATCGCCGCGGCCGACCGGGCGTTCGCGGTCATCGAGGGCCCGGGCGTCCCGCACGGGAGCACGCCCGCGCCGGACCTGTCGGCCGGGCGCGTGCGCGTGCACGGCGTGGGGGTGCGCAGCCGCGGGGGGATGACGCCCGACGGGCTGGACCTCGAGCTGGCCCCCGGCCGGGTCGTCGCGCTCACGGGGCCGTCGGGCGTCGGCAAGACCACCGCCGTCGAGGTCGTCCTGGGCCTGGTCGAGCCCGACGAGGGCCGGGTGGAGCTCCTCGGCCCGGACGGCCGGGGGGTCGACGTGCGCGAGGTGGAGCCCGGCTCCTACTGGTCGCAGGTCACCTGGCTGCCGCAGCGCCCCGTGCTCGAGCCCGGGACCGTCGCCGAGGTGCTCGGCTCCCCCGCCGGCGCGGACCGGGACCGGGCCGCCGCGCTCACCGGCCTCGACACGGTCGTCGCCGGGCTCCCCGACGGCTGGCGCACCCGGCTCGGCGCGGGCGGCTCCGGCCTGAGCGTCGGGCAGCGCCAGCGGCTCGCCCTCACCCGGGCGCTGCTGCGCCCCACCCCGCTGGTCGTGCTCGACGAGCCGACCGCGCACCTGGACGCCGTCGGCGAACGCGTCGTCCTGCGCACCGTCGACGCGCTGCGGGCCGCCGGCAGCGCCGTGCTGCTCGTCGCCCACCGGCCGTCGCTCGCCGCACGCGCCGACGTGGTGGTGCCCGTCGCCGCGGCGGCAGCCCCCGGCCCGGTCCCCGCCACGACCCCGGGAGCAGCATGAGCACGCCACGTCCGGCACCCCCGCGCGGGACCCTGCGCCGGGCGGTGCGCCTGCTCGACGTCGACCCCCGACGGGTCGCCCTGGCGGTGACCCTCGGCACGCTCGCGCTCGGCTGCGCGGTCGCGCTGGCCGCGTCCGCGGCCTGGCTGATCGCCCGGGCGTCGCAGATGCCGCCCGTGCTGGAGCTGTCCGTCGCGACGGTGTCGGTGCGGGCCTTCGGGATCGGCCGCGGGCTGCTGCGCTACCTGGAGCGGCTCGTGTCCCACGACGTCGCGCTGCGCGGCATGGTCGCCCTGCGCACCACGCTGTACGAGCGCCTGGCCGCCGGTCGCCCCGAGGCGGTCCTCGCCGTCCGGCGCGGCGACCTCCTGCAGCGGGTCGGCGCGGACGTCGACACGGTCGGCGACGTCGTGGTGCGCGGCCTCGTGCCGGCCGCCGTGGCCGCCGTCCTCGGCGTGCTGACGAGCGCGACGATGGCCGTCCTGTGGCCTCCCGCCGGGCTGTCGCTGGCGCTGTGCCTGCTGCTCGCGTCGGTCGTGGCACCGCTGCTCGCGGCCCGGGGCGCCCGCACGGTCGAGGAGCGGGGCAGCGCTGCCCGCGCGGACATGAGCGCGTCCGCGCTCGCCGTCCTCGACGACGCGGGTCCGCTCGCCGTCTCGGGGCGGCTGGGTGCCGAGCTCGACGCGCTGGCGGACGCCGACCGCCGCCTGGCGGACGCGGCCGACGCCGGTGCGCGGCCCGCCGCGGTCGGGGCGGCGCTCGGGCAGCTCGCCGTCGGCCTGGCCGTGCTGGCAGCGCTCGTCACGGGCGTCCCCGCGGTCACGGCCGGCCTGCTCTCCCCCGTCGCGCTGGCCGTGGTCGTGCTCACGCCGCTGGCCGCGTTCGAGGCCGCGTCGGTCCTGCCGGCCGCGGCCGTCCAGGTGCACCGGTCGCGCGCCGCGGCCGCCCGCGTGCTCGCCCTGCTGGACGCGGCGGACGCGGACCCGGGCGCCGCACCGGCCACGACCCGGCCCGTCACGCCGGCCCCGGCGACGACGGCCGGGCCGCTCCTCGTCGCCCGCGGGCTGGACGTGGGCTGGCCGGGACGACCGCCCGCACTGCGGGACGTCGCCGTCGACCTGGCCCCGGGACGCCGGGTCGGGGTGGCCGGTGCGAGCGGCGCCGGGAAGACGAGCCTGCTGCTCACCCTGGCCGGGCTGCTCCCGCCCGTCGCCGGCACGGTCACGCTCGACGGCGTGCCGCTGACCGACGTCGAGCGCGCACGGGTCGTCGGCGCGGTCGTCGCCACGCCCGAGGACGCCCACGTGTTCGGTACCACGGTGCTGGAGAACCTGCGGGTCGCCCGCGGCGACGTCGCCGAGGACGAGGCGGTCGACGCCCTGGGGCGCGCCGGGCTCGGCGGGTGGCTGCGCACGCTGCCCGACGGGCTGGCCACCCTGCTCGGCGCCGACGGCCGCACCGTGTCCGGCGGTGAGCGACGCCGGCTGCTGCTGGCCCGCGCGCTGGTCGCCGACGCGCCCCTGCTGCTCGTCGACGAGCCTGCTGAGCACCTGGACCCTGCGACCGCTGACGCCGTCCTGGACGCCCTCTGGCACGCACCCCCCACGCGCGACGGCACCGCCCGGGGCGTCCTCGTGGTCACGCACCGGCTGGCTCCCCTCGCGGCGGCCGACGAGGTGCTGTGGCTCGAGGACGGACGGGTCGCGGCGCGCGGGACGCACGAGGCCCTGCGGGCCGACGTGCCGGGCTACCGTGAGGCCGTGGAGCAGACGGCCGCGGGGCGGGCATGAGCGGGCGGGCCGGGGCACGGGCCGGGGAGCGCGACGAGCAGCACGCGCCGTTCCAGCGGGGGGTCCTCACGGAGGTCTCGCCGCTGCCGGTGCCGCTGACCGGCGACGCGCTGACCGACCTCCTCAACGCGATCCTCGCCGTCGCGGGCCAGCTCGACCTGCCCGCCGTCCTCGACCGGTTCGTCCAGGTCAGCGCCGAGCTCACCGACGCCGAGTTCGGCGCGATCAACGTGCTCGACGACCAGGGCACGTCGGTGACGTTCGTGTACACCGGTGTCCCGACCGCCGTGGCACGCATGATGAGCCACCCGCCGCACGCCCAGGGCGTCCTCGGGCAGATCCCCCTCGACGGCGCGCTGCGGCTCGACGACCTGACCCAGCACCCCGCGTTCCGGGGCTGGCCGGCGCACCACCCGCCGATGGGCTCGTTCCTCGGCGCGTCCGTCCGGGTCGGCGAGCACGTGTACGGCCAGCTGTACCTGTCGCAGAAGCGCACCGGCACGTTCACCGAGCACGACGAGGACATCGTCGTCGCGCTCGCCGCCGCCGCGGG is a genomic window containing:
- the cydB gene encoding cytochrome d ubiquinol oxidase subunit II, whose product is MELSTVWFLLIAVLWTGYLVLEGFDFGVGMLLAILPRGDKARREKERRLMINTIGPVWDGNEVWLLTAGGATFAAFPEWYATLFSGFYLPLFLILVALIVRVVAFEWRGKINDDRWRAWADRALVFGSFLPSVLWGVAFANLVRGVELDADHQYVGGFFALLSPFALLGGLVTMSIFLTHGAAFLAMKTDGDMRERAASFAARSSVVTLVLAGGWAVWAQLAYSRNVWTWGAVLVAAAALVLLVAATRTRREGLAFGASAVAIVAAVVLIFGAMFPAVMPAFDPANSLTVENASSTDYTLTVMTWVAVILTPIVLLYQGWTYWVFRKRLTVEHIPDHIGLTFERVVARD
- the cydD gene encoding thiol reductant ABC exporter subunit CydD, with protein sequence MKPLDPRLLRHAHAARTYLALTVALGVLTGALVVVQALVLARALGSAVSDGATLPALGGAVLVLGGVVAARTAVTWVQERYAHRAATRAVAQLREQVVARAAAAGPRLLGSHEGPEVVTLATRGLDALEPYFVRYLPQLVLAATLTPATLLVVLGLDWISFAILLGTLPLVPVFMWLVGVMTQGRSSRGLATMQRLGTQVLDLLAGLPTLRAFGRERGPGARVRELGDAHRRATTGTLRIAFLSGMVLELLTTLCVALVAVGVGLRLVYADIDLVTGLAVLVLAPEVFAPLRQVGAQFHASTDGIAAADRAFAVIEGPGVPHGSTPAPDLSAGRVRVHGVGVRSRGGMTPDGLDLELAPGRVVALTGPSGVGKTTAVEVVLGLVEPDEGRVELLGPDGRGVDVREVEPGSYWSQVTWLPQRPVLEPGTVAEVLGSPAGADRDRAAALTGLDTVVAGLPDGWRTRLGAGGSGLSVGQRQRLALTRALLRPTPLVVLDEPTAHLDAVGERVVLRTVDALRAAGSAVLLVAHRPSLAARADVVVPVAAAAAPGPVPATTPGAA
- the cydC gene encoding thiol reductant ABC exporter subunit CydC, which encodes MSTPRPAPPRGTLRRAVRLLDVDPRRVALAVTLGTLALGCAVALAASAAWLIARASQMPPVLELSVATVSVRAFGIGRGLLRYLERLVSHDVALRGMVALRTTLYERLAAGRPEAVLAVRRGDLLQRVGADVDTVGDVVVRGLVPAAVAAVLGVLTSATMAVLWPPAGLSLALCLLLASVVAPLLAARGARTVEERGSAARADMSASALAVLDDAGPLAVSGRLGAELDALADADRRLADAADAGARPAAVGAALGQLAVGLAVLAALVTGVPAVTAGLLSPVALAVVVLTPLAAFEAASVLPAAAVQVHRSRAAAARVLALLDAADADPGAAPATTRPVTPAPATTAGPLLVARGLDVGWPGRPPALRDVAVDLAPGRRVGVAGASGAGKTSLLLTLAGLLPPVAGTVTLDGVPLTDVERARVVGAVVATPEDAHVFGTTVLENLRVARGDVAEDEAVDALGRAGLGGWLRTLPDGLATLLGADGRTVSGGERRRLLLARALVADAPLLLVDEPAEHLDPATADAVLDALWHAPPTRDGTARGVLVVTHRLAPLAAADEVLWLEDGRVAARGTHEALRADVPGYREAVEQTAAGRA